The Branchiostoma lanceolatum isolate klBraLanc5 chromosome 5, klBraLanc5.hap2, whole genome shotgun sequence region TAGCCATCTAAAgggtacaagtatgaccaaaaatacaacaaaatacacaaagcttaaaaagattcgttttttgtctatgaaactcgttgagtgctttgttaatTCGATATGCCgcaacgacgccgccagcgtgccgcgggtccagtgagaggggggggggggcttataagGCCTTGGGAAAATGTGTGTGAAATGAAGATTTGCAACACGTCTTGGaattttgtttttggtcatCACACAGATATCAGATCGGAAATTTCATGCCCCTTGCCAGCggcccaaaaaaaggctagggtcggcacgtttttgctagggtcagtttGGTACCCGGAAACAGAACATTCTTTTCTCTAGGCATAACGAGATTGTCTCCTTCATCTCCATCTACTTGTGTAAAGGACAGCGAATCATGTCATGTTGTGTGATTGGCGAGTCCTATGGGACATGCACCAGTATGTCTTTCTCGTACCGTTTTGTTGTGAAACGATGAATTCTTATAGGTTCCCATATGCAGCCTTAAAGGTACAAAAATGATGTCCCCACATATTCGACGGCAAGCTTATGATGTGTGATAATGTTCCTCATCATTTTTGACGCTCACCTCTACttgtctgatgatgatgatttttgacAAGACATTGGTAAAATGTACACAGACCGCGTATCATTACAAGTCTGGATCATTGACCAGCTGCTTTTGGCAGTAGTTCCAACTATTCACCACTCTTTTATATAAGGACACATGCTATGTTGGATAGGCCAGTTCTGCTATATGTAAATTGGCTTTCACTACCATGCAACTCAAAAGGTGGTaagatccatccatccatccatccatccatccatccatccatccatccatccatccatccttccatccttccatccatccatccatccgtccgtccatccatccgtccatccatccttccatccttccatccatccatccatccatccatccatccatccatccatccatctagccgtccatccatccatccttccgtccatccgtccatccatccatccatccttcgatccatccatccatccatctagccgtccatccatccatccatccatccatccatttatccatccatccgttcatccatccatccgtccttccatccttccatccatccatccatccatccatctagccgtccatccatccatccttccgtccatccgtccatccatccatccatccttccatccatccatccatccatccatctagccgtccgtccatccatccatccatccatccatttatccatccatccgtttatccatccttccatccttccatccttccatccatccatccatccatccatccatccatccatccatccatccatccatccttccatccatccatccatccatccatctagccgtccgtccatccatccttccatccatccatccatccatccatccatttatccatccatccgttcatccatccttccatccttccatccttccatccatccatccatccatccatccatccatccgtctagccgtccgtccatccatccatccatccatccgtccatccatccatccatcatccatccatccatccatccatccatccatccatccatttatccatccatccgtccatccatccttccatccatccatccttccatccatccatccatccatccatctagccgtccgtccatccatccatccatccatccatccatccatccatccatccatccatccatctatctagccgtccgtccatccatccatccatccatccatccttccatccttccatccatccatccatccatccatttatccatccatccgttcatccatccttccatccttccatccttccatccatccatccatccatccatccatccatccatccatccatccatccatccatctagccgtccgtccatccatccatccatccgtccatccgtccatccatccatccatcatccatccatccatccatccatccttccatccatccatccatttatccatccatccgtccatccatccatccttccatccttccatccatccatccttccatccatccatccatccatccatccatccatccatctagccgtccgtccatccatccatccatccatccatccgtccatccatccatccatccatccatctagccgtccgtccatccatccatccatccatccatccatccatccatccatccatccatccatccatccatccatccatccatccatccatccatccatccatccatccatccatctagccgtccgtccatccatccatccatccatccatccatccatccatccatccatctagccgtccgtccgtccatccatctatccatccatccatccatccatccatctagccgtccatccatccatccatccatccatccatcctttcatccttccatccatccatccatccatttatccatccatccatccgtccatccatccttccatccttccatccatccatccatccatccatccatccatccatccatccatctagccgtccgtccatccatccatccatccatccgtccatccatccatccatccatccatccatccatccatccatccttccatccatccatccatccttccgtctgtccgtccgtccgttcatccatccgtccgtccgtccgtccatccatccatccatccatccatccatccttccatccttccatccatccatccatccatccatcaatccttccgtctgtccgtccgtccgtccatccatccatccgtccatccatctatccatccatccatccatccattcatccatccgtccattcgtccgtccgtccgtccatccatacttccatccatccatccatccatccattcataaATTCAATACATTGCAAGCAGGTGATTCTTTGAGTTTCTGTGTCAAACTACATTCTAAAAATTTATAAGATATACACGAATGATGAACATGTTTACGCAAACTAAGTAAAGACTGTAAGAGCCACACGGGGTCGCCAGCTGCACGTAGATTGCCTTTATAAGTCCTGAGCCCGTCTGTCCGTAAGCGGGACGGACGGCCATGTTTGGGATGTGTGACCGGCGTGGTGGAGACTGCCCTCCCCACATGTGGGCTCGGAAACCGCCATGTCGTCGCTTCCTGGGCGAAAGAGACAAGTAGAGGTGAGCACCACACCAcccaaaatgttgttgtttaccatcTCATACGTTTCCAACAATAAGGTATAGAAATGAGAATGATGTTCAAGAGTACATACAGGTAATGCACATGCATCCTCACCGTGCCTGATTGAAACGGCTTTGCTTTGTCGCACGcacaatgttttgattttggtgGAAGCAGTCATGAATTATCCTTCCGAAAATATTATCCTTCCAGTAATCATCAATAATCCTATGAATTATGGTTCCCTTATGATCCCTGAAAATTTTGGACCCTGTTGAACTGATATATAGACATGCTAatacagacacaaacaaacagttaacaAATTTGGTACAGCATTTAACATATTTGACGAGGAAGACACAGCGTGTGGATGAATGAATGGGGGTATATATGCAGATGTTGACTCTGAAAGCGGTGCTCTTAAAAACGGAGTCCACGTCACCAGTGACCGAcggaaacaacaaaacacatgaaGACCTCATTTTGTGTCACAATATGTTAGTGGTATTGTTTGACATATCTATGACTATTAGCGTACCATAGCAGCCAAAGAACTTCTTCCTACTTTATTGGAGTTTATTGGAGTTCACTTTTCTCCTGTCTACCTAAAGCCAGTcttcgattttttttttatagtcaAAACAGGACATATTTTTTACTTGCCTAATTGGTAACATTCTATGTGCAACAGGAAGAGGACATCATAGACTGGTTCGGATGGGACTACGATGATCTGAAGAATGACCCGAACATCGCGCTGGGCACAGTGGCAGACCGGACCGAGTGTTCGGGGTTTGACAAGGTTCGTAACTTTTTTTGGTAAAACATCAATTGATAGTGTACAGAGGtgtccaagcagatggtggGGCGTCCAGCGTAGATTTGGgaaaaaatctttctttttttttcagacaaaaaaagaGCTGAAACCGCAATACTTGTCTGCCTGGAAAATATCTTTGATTTGTCCGTCCAAAATAGGGCCATTTAAAAGTAACAACTGGGAAGGAGGTCAATTTGGTTTGAATTTAAACTATAGCTATGaagtatattttgtactttgtaagaACATGTAACACATCAATCCGTTTCTTACTGTTTATTAGGCTTATATACTCGTGCCAAATTTTTCAAACGAATTACCAGATCGACCTTGCCTGAGGTGATTTGATAGGCTAAGCGTCGGCTTCAAGATATACATAAATATATTATATTTTGTGCCTAATCTGTATTCCGTAGGTTCTGTACATGGCTAGTAATGCCCTGATACTAAGGGGAAGTTACAAAGGGCGGGAGGTGGCCCTCAAGGTCTCGCGAGACAACGAGAACGCGTGGAACGAGATCGCGGCGCTCACCGCCATGGAGGGGGACAACCACTGCGTGGAAGCTCTCAGCTGGTACACGGTAGGAGCTGCGAAACGTCATTTCCTTCCTTATATGGTGTTTGTACTCACGTGACAATGACGTAATTAAGCGTcagccatgttggttggtttaAGACGCGTGCATGTTTGTCATGGGCAACTTAAGTACGTTACATCGTTGTCGTCGAGGCCATCATCTGATACCAACTCGGCAAGTTTGGATCACCCAATGCCACTCCTCCTTGTCCTGGTCCTCCACCAGGACAGAGAAATCAGAATTAAAACTCAGCTGCACTGCTGAGGTCCACGACTCTACTAAGGGTGTCAATAAGAGCTGTGCGTCATCTGCCTGGGTTTTGTTTTCCTGGTGTTGGCTCCCCCAGTAATAAAATTAAGCTCGCTTGCCACCGGCTCAAGTGGCCGGGGCCAGGGTTCGTTACATGATCTTTTCTTAACTTGTCAGATTCCGGCCGAGTCACCCCAAAAGCAGCCGGACCACGTCACTGTGATAGTGGAACCATATATCCCTACTCCGGAAAAGAACGTTCAGGTGAGGAAACCACAATCGTATTCAAGACCGACAGGGCCGTTGGCattgtaaagaaaacaagacCATTTACTTGAGTGAAACGACAAGGCCGTCAGCTTAGTAAAACAAACATCCACAACTGGAGCACATTTTGGCGCATGGTCTTCATTTTAGTCCTTCTATGTGATGTTGAGAGTGCTGTGGGGAGCGGTCGTGCAGGGACTCAGATGACAGAAGATGTGATATGTCTGAATAATCTTTATCTCATCAGAGTATCTCTAAGAAAATCCTGTCCTCGCCTCAGGTAACGACGTGGGGAAACGACGGAGTGGGAGAGACTCACAGCATCCCCGTCATGAGCAGCTCGGCAGAACTGCGCGACTACATGGAGCAGCTTCTGGAGGCAATAGTACGTACCGAGTAGCACTTCACGAAAACATTCTACAGACACCACTCTTCTGTTTTTCTCCCCGATTTCTGTCACTGTTAGCTTTGACCAGAAAACCCAGAAATCGCCACGCTTTTTCAGGGGATGGAGGGTCATGAAAATCTATTTATTGGACCTTCACAACTAAATCATCTATAACATAAGTGAATCAAACGTTTTTGGTAAGTAGGAGGCAAATCAACGAGATTTCGAAAAAACAAACTCAAAGTTGCCATTGAATAGTTTGATTGTCCTCGTGAATGTATCAATGACAGCCtgctacatgtaaaaaaaaagataacggTAGCCCCATAGCTTTTTGAAGGCCGTAGGATgcgttgttatccactgtgtctagggcatggtattggaaggcagagccctctccttttatctccccaaccgaagtcataGGTACCCATTGGTACACATGGACAGAGTGATTAAAGTAGTCTAAACGTAATGCTACATGTGATGTGCAGTTATTCAACCACTGACACCGCTTCAAACGCCCCCTAGCGGCACATCCACAAGCGCAGCTGGGTGCACCTGGACATCAAGCCGTCCAACATCCTGGTGGAGGAGACGCCCA contains the following coding sequences:
- the LOC136436002 gene encoding cyclin-dependent kinase 2-like, whose translation is MASNALILRGSYKGREVALKVSRDNENAWNEIAALTAMEGDNHCVEALSWYTIPAESPQKQPDHVTVIVEPYIPTPEKNVQVTTWGNDGVGETHSIPVMSSSAELRDYMEQLLEAIRHIHKRSWVHLDIKPSNILVEETPSGRSLTLIDFDVALKLDQALRAKIQYGTPFFQPPEVRTGDQARLSAKADIYSAGITFALVASCAHPSADSLVFDVDDPSIVIKRCEDSPILNGKGLKLVRAMTHPDPTRRPTALAALQHSYFS